In Microtus pennsylvanicus isolate mMicPen1 chromosome 12, mMicPen1.hap1, whole genome shotgun sequence, the following proteins share a genomic window:
- the Ube2k gene encoding ubiquitin-conjugating enzyme E2 K isoform X1: MTLRTVLLSLQALLAAAEPDDPQDAVVANQYKQNPEMFKQTARLWAHVYAGAPVSSPEYTKKIENLCAMGFDRNAVIVALSSKSWDVETATELLLSN; this comes from the exons ATGACTCTCCGCACGGTATTATTGTCATTGCAAGCACTGTTGGCAGCTGCAGAACCAGATGACCCCCAGGATGCAGTAGTAGCAAATCAG TACAAACAAAATCCTGAAATGTTCAAGCAGACAGCTCGACTTTGGGCACATGTGTATGCTGGAGCACCCGTTTCTAGTCCAGAATAcaccaaaaaaatagaaaacctgTGTGCTATGGGCTTTGATAGG AATGCAGTAATAGTGGCCTTGTCTTCAAAATCATGGGATGTAGAGACTGCAACAGAACTGCTTCTGAGTAACTGA